The following coding sequences lie in one Candidatus Micrarchaeota archaeon genomic window:
- a CDS encoding ABC transporter permease, with the protein MGLLNDTITLYKRELLIYKANLRTNLIRAIIFPLILLLIFGSINSAPKNVPIEVVNYANNPQSVQFMNNLQQQNFVSLKGVTTEYQALKDLSAGRIDVVVVILPGFPGSGTASSTSPSVYVYYANNFANLGSSLQQISVTASQFGARTSAALQQGFLLSNAPPVSTVTLNPTYGTQGNYKTFVAGGLFGMVIVFGSMFGGGMSIIQDRDFGNLKAFLITPVQRTALVLSKMLAGTTTGVVNSIVMFGLIFLFGINIAMGAVGVIWILLLSLIAAFGFSALTSALASRINKVEVYAIAAQTITLPLWFVSGAFSPVSTLPAWLQPVSVVDPLTYVTTGIRDVMMNGYYPIATIELDLAVLAVFIVVSTILAIKVFKTRIE; encoded by the coding sequence GTGGGGCTACTGAACGACACCATTACGCTTTACAAGAGGGAATTGCTCATATACAAGGCAAACCTCAGGACCAACCTCATAAGGGCCATAATATTCCCGCTCATACTGCTTCTCATATTCGGCAGCATAAACTCCGCGCCGAAGAACGTGCCCATTGAAGTTGTCAACTACGCCAACAATCCCCAGTCTGTCCAGTTCATGAACAACCTGCAGCAGCAGAACTTCGTGTCGTTGAAGGGCGTGACAACGGAGTACCAGGCCCTGAAGGACCTCAGCGCCGGGAGGATAGACGTAGTCGTTGTAATACTGCCCGGATTCCCTGGCAGCGGAACGGCCTCATCTACTAGCCCGTCCGTTTATGTTTATTATGCCAACAATTTCGCCAATCTCGGGAGCTCGCTCCAGCAGATCAGCGTAACCGCCTCACAGTTCGGCGCAAGGACCAGCGCGGCGCTGCAGCAGGGCTTCCTCCTCAGCAACGCCCCTCCGGTAAGCACCGTAACGCTCAATCCTACGTACGGCACCCAAGGGAACTACAAGACGTTCGTCGCAGGCGGGCTCTTCGGGATGGTGATAGTGTTCGGAAGCATGTTCGGCGGCGGCATGTCCATAATCCAGGACAGGGACTTCGGCAACCTCAAGGCGTTTCTTATAACCCCTGTTCAAAGGACCGCGCTGGTGCTCAGCAAGATGCTTGCTGGAACTACTACGGGGGTGGTGAACTCAATAGTAATGTTCGGGCTGATATTCCTGTTCGGTATAAACATAGCGATGGGCGCTGTCGGGGTGATATGGATACTCCTGCTGTCGCTCATCGCAGCATTCGGGTTCAGCGCGCTCACAAGCGCGCTTGCGTCGAGGATAAACAAGGTCGAGGTATACGCGATAGCTGCGCAGACCATAACGCTGCCGCTGTGGTTCGTGTCCGGGGCGTTCTCCCCTGTCAGCACGCTGCCTGCTTGGCTGCAGCCGGTGAGCGTTGTGGACCCGCTCACATACGTCACCACCGGCATAAGGGACGTGATGATGAACGGCTATTATCCTATAGCTACGATAGAGCTTGACCTTGCAGTGCTCGCGGTGTTCATCGTGGTTTCCACGATACTCGCAATCAAGGTCTTCAAGACAAGGATAGAATGA
- a CDS encoding DNA primase: MAKTYIDIVKYMVEARFEISGLAEKPDIIGAVFGQTEGLLGGGLDLRELQKNGKIGRIEIEASSQGNKTYGKLFLPSSLGRVETCILGATIESVDRVGPFETVFKVNKIEDTRNEKRRKIVARAKDLLKTLITTEMPDSKEISELVETDVKSSVVTTFGQDNLPAGPDVEEENEVILVEGRADVINLLKNDITNCIAVGGATGKIPQTIIDLTKSKEATLFLDGDRGGDMILRGLLNVCDIDYVVRAPDGKEVEELTRKDIIKALRAKVPIDQVIPRLNGGSHRGHYQEQRRDRFQQQHQQREMRVEQQVQQQSRHEVRLGGAPRQQERDRSILSPSEISRKMLSKEDAKAAVEPINVDPELGIKDINHEDPSGMDAIKSIDDRAAAEPEQRYMDSLTELHNTLRGRLYDKNSNVISEVPIRELIQTVQDTDGISAIVFDGIITQRLIELANKRRVKSIYGIRAGQVSRMFEGMLLYTKEQGKLAN; encoded by the coding sequence ATGGCAAAAACTTACATTGACATTGTAAAGTACATGGTAGAGGCAAGATTCGAGATATCCGGATTGGCTGAGAAGCCGGACATAATAGGCGCCGTTTTCGGGCAGACTGAAGGGCTTCTCGGAGGCGGCCTGGATCTCAGGGAGCTCCAGAAGAACGGCAAGATAGGAAGGATAGAGATAGAGGCTTCCTCGCAGGGGAACAAGACGTACGGCAAGCTCTTCCTACCGTCATCGCTAGGAAGGGTCGAGACCTGCATACTCGGCGCAACCATAGAATCGGTTGACAGGGTGGGGCCCTTCGAAACGGTATTCAAGGTAAACAAGATAGAGGACACCAGGAACGAGAAGCGCAGGAAGATAGTAGCAAGGGCAAAGGACCTACTGAAGACGCTCATAACTACCGAGATGCCGGACAGCAAGGAGATAAGCGAGCTTGTGGAAACCGACGTGAAATCAAGCGTGGTAACCACGTTCGGACAGGACAACCTGCCTGCCGGGCCTGACGTAGAGGAGGAGAACGAGGTGATACTGGTAGAGGGCCGGGCCGATGTGATAAACCTGCTCAAGAACGACATAACCAACTGCATAGCGGTGGGCGGCGCCACCGGGAAGATACCCCAGACGATAATAGACCTCACGAAGTCGAAGGAGGCCACGCTCTTCCTTGACGGGGACAGGGGCGGCGACATGATACTGAGGGGCTTGCTGAACGTCTGCGACATAGACTACGTGGTAAGGGCTCCGGACGGCAAGGAAGTGGAGGAGCTCACCAGGAAGGACATCATAAAGGCGCTAAGGGCAAAGGTCCCTATAGACCAGGTCATACCAAGGCTCAACGGCGGCAGCCACAGGGGCCACTACCAGGAGCAGAGGAGGGACAGGTTCCAACAGCAGCACCAGCAGAGGGAAATGAGGGTGGAGCAGCAGGTGCAGCAGCAGTCAAGGCACGAGGTCAGGCTGGGAGGAGCCCCGAGGCAGCAGGAAAGGGACAGGAGCATACTGAGCCCGTCGGAGATATCCAGGAAGATGCTGAGCAAGGAGGATGCGAAGGCGGCAGTGGAGCCGATAAACGTAGACCCGGAGCTTGGCATAAAGGACATAAACCACGAGGACCCCAGCGGGATGGATGCGATAAAGTCGATAGACGACCGCGCCGCAGCTGAGCCGGAGCAGAGGTATATGGACTCGCTCACCGAATTGCACAACACGCTCAGGGGCAGGCTATACGACAAAAACAGCAACGTAATATCCGAGGTGCCCATAAGGGAGCTCATACAGACGGTCCAGGACACCGACGGGATAAGCGCAATAGTCTTTGACGGCATCATAACCCAGAGGCTGATAGAGCTTGCCAACAAGCGAAGGGTTAAGTCGATATACGGCATAAGGGCAGGCCAGGTATCCAGGATGTTCGAGGGCATGCTGCTATACACAAAGGAGCAGGGCAAGCTTGCCAACTGA
- a CDS encoding IS5 family transposase, protein MIAQTNLRRQRGYEIAQQKTIKIIKSGWLVESQSGNGFYKVSNEFICNCPDSELHKETCKHAFAVRYYLNIEKRSMHGLETHKIPLTYSQAWTTYNQAQMSEGKLFYELLRDLVKDLEDPLNKQKTGRPRMKFNDTMYLAIAKVYSQLSCRRANSLFGIVRDRGFVKEIPHFNALSVVLNRADITPILQELIATTSAPLKSVEVAFAVDSSGFRTRSFSPYVDDKYGIKREHKWIKAHICVGTKTNVITALKITEGYSADSKEFIQLAQTTKDNGFDIQEISADKAYSSRENFSYIDSIGGTAFIPFKSNSRAKPKGSRIWNKMYHYFNMNKDEFMLHYHKRSNVESTFASIKRKLGDTLKSKNRTSQINELLCKIIAYNITVLIQEMYELGMTIDLQ, encoded by the coding sequence ATGATAGCACAAACAAACTTAAGAAGACAAAGAGGTTATGAGATAGCTCAACAAAAGACAATAAAGATAATAAAGTCTGGCTGGCTTGTAGAGTCTCAATCAGGGAATGGATTTTATAAAGTATCAAATGAATTTATCTGCAACTGTCCAGACTCAGAACTGCATAAAGAGACCTGCAAACATGCTTTTGCAGTTAGATATTATCTAAATATTGAAAAAAGAAGTATGCATGGTCTTGAAACTCACAAAATACCACTTACTTACTCACAAGCGTGGACTACCTATAATCAAGCACAAATGTCAGAAGGCAAGCTATTTTATGAACTTTTAAGAGATTTAGTAAAAGATTTGGAAGACCCTTTAAACAAGCAGAAAACGGGCAGACCACGTATGAAATTCAATGATACTATGTACCTTGCAATAGCCAAAGTGTATTCCCAATTGTCCTGCAGAAGGGCTAATTCCTTATTTGGAATAGTACGAGATAGAGGCTTTGTAAAAGAGATACCACATTTCAATGCTTTATCAGTAGTCCTAAATAGAGCAGATATAACACCTATTCTGCAAGAGTTAATAGCTACTACATCAGCCCCTTTAAAATCTGTAGAAGTCGCCTTTGCAGTAGATAGCTCTGGATTTAGGACACGTTCTTTCAGTCCTTATGTTGATGATAAGTACGGTATAAAAAGAGAACATAAATGGATTAAGGCACATATCTGCGTTGGCACAAAGACAAACGTAATAACGGCACTAAAGATAACAGAAGGTTATAGTGCCGATTCAAAGGAATTCATACAGTTAGCACAGACAACAAAGGATAATGGCTTTGATATACAAGAAATCTCGGCAGATAAAGCATATAGCAGTAGAGAGAATTTCTCGTATATAGACAGCATTGGCGGTACTGCCTTCATACCGTTCAAATCAAACTCAAGAGCAAAACCAAAGGGAAGTAGGATTTGGAATAAGATGTATCATTATTTCAATATGAATAAGGACGAGTTTATGTTGCATTATCATAAGAGAAGTAATGTAGAGAGTACTTTTGCGTCTATAAAAAGGAAGTTAGGCGATACCTTAAAATCAAAAAATAGGACATCACAGATTAATGAATTGCTGTGTAAAATAATCGCATACAATATTACTGTTTTGATTCAGGAAATGTATGAATTGGGTATGACTATTGATTTACAATAA
- a CDS encoding TRAM domain-containing protein, with protein MYQDEGSGRNSSYGGGYGGRREGRRSSFSGSSEPKPVNTGDEIEVKIEAVASKGDGIAKKDGFVIFIKGAKEGETVKARITEVKERFAIGEVIS; from the coding sequence ATGTACCAAGATGAAGGATCAGGAAGGAATAGCTCCTATGGAGGAGGATACGGAGGGCGCAGGGAAGGAAGGAGAAGCTCATTTTCGGGCTCTTCTGAGCCGAAGCCGGTAAATACCGGCGACGAGATAGAAGTCAAGATCGAGGCTGTTGCATCCAAGGGCGATGGAATAGCCAAGAAGGACGGCTTCGTAATCTTCATAAAGGGCGCAAAGGAAGGAGAGACTGTAAAGGCAAGGATAACTGAGGTCAAGGAAAGGTTTGCAATAGGGGAAGTAATCAGCTAA
- a CDS encoding PadR family transcriptional regulator — protein sequence MAKPAAQKYKYEHPFMTKDMARTVLKIVLLKRIERGEIYSYALIKELNASRFSMFLKKYSTDPKNDIYNTVKALEKSGYIKLDARIDGGKLKNYYKITAKGSNALKESKGLFMKSMRELVKILG from the coding sequence GTGGCGAAGCCAGCTGCGCAGAAGTACAAGTACGAGCACCCGTTCATGACGAAGGACATGGCGAGGACCGTGCTCAAGATCGTGCTGTTGAAGAGGATAGAGCGCGGCGAAATATACTCGTATGCCCTGATCAAGGAGCTGAATGCAAGCAGGTTCTCCATGTTCCTCAAGAAATACAGCACGGATCCCAAGAACGACATATACAACACGGTGAAGGCTCTGGAGAAATCCGGCTACATAAAGCTGGATGCGAGGATAGACGGCGGCAAGCTTAAGAACTATTACAAAATAACCGCAAAGGGGAGCAATGCCCTCAAGGAATCAAAGGGGCTTTTCATGAAAAGCATGAGGGAGCTCGTCAAGATACTGGGGTAG
- a CDS encoding ATP-binding cassette domain-containing protein → MAAKNIIEVNGLVKKFGDFTALGGIDLSIKEGEVFGLLGPNGAGKTTLLNVVLGLLKQTSGTIFVNGINNQEHINSIKQSIGLMTQETVVENELTARQNLELFAELYQVDPVTEKKRVAEALHDADLMDFADKKAGTFSGGMKRRLELVKSMVHNPPILILDEPTTGLDVQNRNQLWDRIRELNKSGVTIILTTQYLEEADALCERIAIIDHGKIKAIGTASELKAMVSTGNILEIVARHGDIENIVRILKKYGVDPEIKGDKIIGALGANSSRLFRNITNDIEDKKIPVLAISAHLPTLDDAFLKLTGSQIRDSTSEDAATANRNKMWKR, encoded by the coding sequence GTGGCTGCAAAAAACATAATAGAGGTGAACGGCCTGGTAAAGAAATTCGGGGACTTCACCGCACTCGGCGGCATAGACCTCAGCATCAAGGAGGGCGAGGTATTCGGCCTGCTCGGGCCCAACGGCGCCGGCAAGACCACTCTGCTCAACGTGGTGCTCGGGCTTCTCAAGCAGACCAGCGGAACCATATTCGTGAACGGGATAAACAACCAGGAGCACATAAACAGCATAAAGCAATCGATAGGCCTGATGACGCAGGAGACGGTTGTTGAAAACGAGCTTACCGCAAGGCAGAACCTGGAGCTGTTCGCAGAGCTGTACCAGGTTGATCCTGTAACGGAGAAAAAGAGGGTTGCAGAGGCGCTTCATGACGCCGACCTCATGGATTTTGCAGACAAGAAGGCAGGCACATTTTCCGGGGGCATGAAAAGGAGGCTGGAGCTGGTGAAGTCCATGGTGCACAACCCACCGATACTGATACTGGACGAGCCGACAACCGGCCTTGACGTACAGAACAGGAACCAGCTGTGGGACAGGATAAGGGAGCTGAACAAGAGCGGCGTCACGATAATACTTACTACGCAGTACCTCGAGGAGGCTGACGCGCTGTGCGAAAGGATAGCGATAATAGACCACGGAAAGATAAAGGCGATAGGCACCGCGTCGGAGCTCAAGGCGATGGTGAGCACCGGCAACATCCTTGAAATAGTCGCCAGGCACGGCGACATAGAGAACATCGTAAGGATATTGAAGAAATACGGGGTTGACCCGGAGATAAAGGGCGACAAGATAATAGGCGCCCTCGGGGCCAACTCCTCAAGGCTGTTCAGGAACATAACCAACGACATCGAGGACAAGAAGATACCTGTGCTTGCGATAAGCGCGCACCTCCCGACGCTCGACGACGCCTTCCTCAAGCTCACTGGATCGCAGATAAGGGATTCCACTTCGGAGGATGCGGCAACTGCAAACAGGAACAAGATGTGGAAAAGGTGA